The genomic window ATTGCACCCATAAAGATAATTCGAATGTAATTCTCGTGAATGCTACGGATTTAGATCCGGCTTATGCTCTTTTAAGTTTAAGTAAAGGGACGACATAATTGCAGCAATGAATCACTGTTTTTTTGAAAATAAAACGGACAGCCATCCGGCTTAAAATAAAACCAGCCACATTGCAGCGGCTGGTTTTAATAAATCAAATGGTAACAGAAATTTATCTCACTCTTTCACCAGCCTTCTTGTTTGTATCAGATCACCTGAAACAATCCTGATCACATATAAACCCGGAACAAGATTCGAAACATCAAACTGTTGAAGTTGTTTACTTACCGTTTGTTCCATCACGATTACTCCAACGGAATTGGAGATGCTGAGCATCCCTGTTTCAAAAGGTACTGCTACTGTTATGAAATCTGCAGCCGGGTTCGGATACACGGCAAATTCCGCTAATGCTTTAGTGGTACCTGTTCTGCAGGATGAAGTAACAACCGTCTCTTTTGAAGTCTTCGAACATCCCTTTTTATTAGTGACTACGACTTTGTAATTCCCCGTTACTGTTGCAGTGTATAATTGATTGGTGGCGCCGCTAATATTGGCACTGTTCTTTTTCCACTGATACTGGAAGTTGCTGCCTGCATTTGCCTGGAGATCTACTGAACCAATATTACAGATATCAAGGTTTCCCTGCGGCGTGATGCTGGCCGCAGGTTTGGAAAGCCGATCTATGTATACAACCGGCGAAATGCTGCTGCAGTTGTCGCCAAGGGAAACCACCACATCAAAACCTGCTTCCTCTTTTGAATTGGTATAGGTTTTTGAGGTTGCGCCGGAAACAGCATTCCCATCCTTTCTCCATTGATAGGTTATACCGACTCCGGTATCTTCGCAGGTAAGGATCACATCGGTTCCCTTGCATGCCGTCACCGTACCGGTTGGATTTGTAGAAGCCACCAGTGAACAGGATGCAACGGCCATGGGTTGCTGCTGCGTAACGCAATGTACCATGCCGCCAACGGAAAACATATTCCTGCAATCAATACCTACTACTTCTTTTGCAGGATACAATCCCTGGATAATTGCAATTGCATCATCATCATTGTCATCCGCATAAGTAGGTACCAGCACCACCGTGTTTCCTTCATAGTAATTTACATAAGATCCTTTTGATCCGGTTGAAACTCCGTCCGTTGTTTTCACCACTTTTTTTGTCAACGGCAGGTACACGTAGTTGTATTGATTGCCATTAGCATTTGTCATGTTGTATAAAATATTTCTGTCGGCTGAGCTTACAAACCAATAGGCAAGATCAGTCGAATTCATGGTAACAATTGTCGAGGTATCCAGAAATTTCGCGAAGCCATCAATGTGCGAGTCGGTAACATCAAAGCTCCCGCCATACTTTCCTTCCAGCCAGACAATATTCGACACACCGAGGTAAGTGGTAAGGTAAT from Chitinophagales bacterium includes these protein-coding regions:
- a CDS encoding agmatine deiminase family protein, producing the protein MNVMKYLPKVLLIAGILIFMSSLLSAQQYTRGADWDEHEGTWLAWPHDSTYGPGNRAFFESAWVEMTRELVKSENVHIVSYSQAEVDHTVELLTASGIALDKIDFFIHPTDDYWIRDNGPIFVKDEQGNLVIGDWKFDGWGNDWPYLLDDQIPSLIGADIDKTVLDLSAMVLEGGAIEVDGNGTLLATKSSITGDHRNDGLTLSQVEDYLTTYLGVSNIVWLEGKYGGSFDVTDSHIDGFAKFLDTSTIVTMNSTDLAYWFVSSADRNILYNMTNANGNQYNYVYLPLTKKVVKTTDGVSTGSKGSYVNYYEGNTVVLVPTYADDNDDDAIAIIQGLYPAKEVVGIDCRNMFSVGGMVHCVTQQQPMAVASCSLVASTNPTGTVTACKGTDVILTCEDTGVGITYQWRKDGNAVSGATSKTYTNSKEEAGFDVVVSLGDNCSSISPVVYIDRLSKPAASITPQGNLDICNIGSVDLQANAGSNFQYQWKKNSANISGATNQLYTATVTGNYKVVVTNKKGCSKTSKETVVTSSCRTGTTKALAEFAVYPNPAADFITVAVPFETGMLSISNSVGVIVMEQTVSKQLQQFDVSNLVPGLYVIRIVSGDLIQTRRLVKE